CGTTACAAAGTAAATGCTTTAAACAACTGTACCAATCTTTTCCTAGCAAAGTGCATTCATCGCAATAAAAAAACACTACTAGAATCTTTGGATGCTTTCAATAAAATCTGGAGAGCAAGCAATATCATATTTATATTCTTTCATTTGGCTATGATTCTGTGAGTAATTGATTAGTTGGTGTACAACTCAACATGACAATATGCTATTGAATTGATCACTATCTTGTGTTCTATGCGGCTGTGCCTCAAGTGAAAGGCAATGCCATCTTGCATGCGTCTTTATAGAATCACGTAAGCATATCTCTACACAAATTAATACAATTTATTACTTGTTCCAAATATGTTTATGGTAGACTCAACAATACATTTTCTAAGAAGTTTGATGTTGGGGGTTGTCCCCTGCGGAGGCGGCACTCGAAGGTTAGATCCCAGGATTGGAGGTTGGCCGAAGGTCCTCCGAAGGTTAATCAATAACTCCAAAATGCTTTGCCTTTGTTGTGCAGGAGTGTCAGTACAACCAGAGTAAGTTCATCCAAAAGTTACAGGTGGGTCACGAAACTCCCCTGCGCCTTAAGGAACCTTCGGGATCCGAAGGTTGAATGGCTAAGATCCGCCTCATGCTCGTTAGTGGAGAAGCCACGGTGACAAGATGACGCCCAAGGTTATGCCCGAAGGTCGGCAAGAAGGCCGCGTGAGAAACGTGATCTAGAGGAGGAGTAGACAAATCAAACACTCTGACCTGGAAAAATTACCAAATACCCATGTTGTAATCTCTAGACCTCCGGAAATGACGTAGGGGTATTTAGGGAATGATGTAATAAGGTTGGGGGTTGTTATAAATAGCCCTCTCCCACAACACTGTGGAGGGATGAATTTTTTCCTGGAATTATAGTGCAATTACTATTGTACCATTGTTCCACTGGCATCTTACATTCGTTCGTTTCCCTTTTCATTCATTTTGTTTGGGATCCACAACTCTGATCCCAACATTCGATGCATCTAAAAATTGGTTGTGCGAAAACTAGATATTTTTTATTAAATATTATAGTATTTCATCACATAAGTGAGTACCCTCTTTTGGTTCTCCCGCTCTAAATTACTAACTAAATGACATACACCTCATCAATGGTTGGAAACATTTGCAACGGTCTTTTTGCAGCAAAGTGTGTTTCTCTCAACAGAACAACAGTCTTAAGAACTTTGTATGTTTTCGATAAAGTCTTGAGACCAAGCAAAATCATAATTGTCTTCTTTCTTCGGAAGTGATTCGAGTAAGCAAGGAGCAATGACTGTTTGCCACTTGCCAGCACATTGATCCCGGTCTCGTGAAGCGTTTAGTTTCAAGAGAGAGGTGATCCCATTCCCATCTCGCATGTTTTTGGAATCACATGAGCATATCTCCACATAAATGACCACAACTCATTAGTTCTTCGAGATCTTGTTTTTGGTAGGATCCCAACAGCATATCACCTCATAAATGACCACCGATTCATTAGTCCTCGCTCCAAACCTTGTTGCTACCCCGTGTCCGTGAGGTTACATTCAAAATCTCACAGAGCCGGTCAAAGTTACGCTCGCGAACTTGCAATTACACCCTTCCTTTTCCCCGGAAGCCCGGTGACGGTGAGCGGACAAGCCTGTGAACCCAGCCAAAAGGAAAACCGTGGACCCGGCAGGAACCAGAAGACGCAGGCGGGCGGACGGACACGGACACGGACACGGACACGGGACACGGGCCCGTCCAGGCCCGGCGCCCGGACCCTCGGCATGCCCCTCGCGTGCCTGCCTGCTCCGCGCCACCGCATcccccccgcccgcccgccccggcCAAAAGCGCCCGCGCGAGTcactgacgtgcgggcccgcaTCAACCCACCTCCCCGCGTCGCGTCTCCAGGCAGGCACGGCACGCGCCGCGGCGGCATCATCCATTCCCTTCACTGAGTTATTTACAAGTATACCATTACAAAAAAAATGACCCTGACGTCCATACCACTAGAAAGTTTGGTGACATCTCTATATCATCGCATTTTTTTTCGACCTCCATACTATTTTGGACGGAAGGGGTCCTAACAGAGAGTAACGGAGCTGCAAAAAAACCTTTATACCCTTGAACGCCAAAAAATTGCTTAACTCCCTCCTCTCAATGACAAGCAGGCCCCACttatcatcttcttcctcctcccacaCCGTCTGCAAGTTCCCGGACGACGGCGACGTGATGTGGTGTAGACGAAGCCCGGCCGGCCTCGCTGCGGCCGCCCTGGCCCCACGACGGCCCCGCCCCAGCCGTCCTCGGCGCGGTCGGCAGGGCCTCCCTgggcgcgccatggccgcctcggCCGTCCTCGCCATGGCCACCCGGCCATGCGGCCGCCCTCTCCGCCCGCGCTACGCCGTAGCCACCCTGGCGGCCCCGGCCATCCTCGCCATGGTCCCCCTGGCCGCGCGGCGGGCCTCGCCGCAGCCGtcctcgcctcgccgcgccgcgccgcaccccgcCCCGGCGGGCCTCGCCGCGACCGCCCGCCCCGCGCGGTGCCCCGCCCCGGCTGCCTCGCTGTGGCCGCCTAGGCCGCACGGCCGTCCTagcggcggcgccccgccccggcgggcctcgccgtggccggggcggagctccgcggccgcccgcgccggcgacggAGGCTCCCGCCCGCCCGAGGCGGAGCTCCCACACGCAACCGTGgcggcccgcgccggcggcggagctcggggagggccatggcgcggcggttTGGCCCTCCCAATCTCTCCCTCCCGCACTCGACAGCTTCGGCGCCGCCTCCCCACGCGCAGGCGCAGCGCCTGGCCGTGTCGCGAGCCAAGATCAAGAGCTGTCCGCGGCGGGTGGCAGGAGGGCGGCGGAGCTAGCCTTAGcgctgctggcggagctggCCGCGTGCGCGGACGGgcgcacggcggtggcggcgcaccCGGCGGGCGTCGCCGTGGTGGTGCAGCGGCTCCTGCGTGTGTCCGCGGCTGCCGACGCCTGCGCGGTGCGCGTGCTGGTGgccgtggccggccggccggcgcccccGGATGTCCTGCGGGAGATGGCGCGCGTCGAGGCTTTGGAGCAGAGGAGCGGCAGAGCGGAGGAGACGACGCTCAAAATGAGAAGGAGGAGTGATGGAAGGGCAAAATGGTCATTTTACTAGATTAGGCCCATATGTCAGAACCC
This window of the Panicum virgatum strain AP13 chromosome 1K, P.virgatum_v5, whole genome shotgun sequence genome carries:
- the LOC120652151 gene encoding protein-L-isoaspartate O-methyltransferase 2-like, which produces MAASAVLAMATRPCGRPLRPRYAVATLAAPAILAMVPLAARRASPQPSSPRRAAPHPAPAGLAATARPARCPAPAASLWPPSFGAASPRAGAAPGRVASQDQELSAAGGRRAAELALALLAELAACADGRTAVAAHPAGVAVVVQRLLRVSAAADACAVRVLVAVAGRPAPPDVLREMARVEALEQRSGRAEETTLKMRRRSDGRAKWSFY